The Aeromicrobium senzhongii genome includes a window with the following:
- a CDS encoding DUF2079 domain-containing protein, which produces MKRWMPWAWALIVGVLYSLVSLLSWRRLTVNSWDNAIFEQAVKAYSRFDAPIVPVKGPGYNILGDHFSPIDALLAPAYWVFPYGQTLLVAQGALIALSVVPITRLAVDRLGVRVGWTIALMYGLAFGFGNAVVADFHEVAFAVPILAMAGVAFVEQRWSAVVWWSLPLLLVKEDMGVTVAAVGVALWLAGERRRGLLLAVGGAIALVLVVWVIIPAFNTGGGYDYTSNLGGDVGMWETLTTQADRKLLTLLLTFGVTGFAALWSPWAVVAAPTFLWRFLGDVEYYWGTEWHYSIVIMPIVFVAMIDAIGKRRWLEWPGVVLGAAVGGYLLAGGPVVKLLEPETWDAAPRREALQEAIDTIPEDAVVETDISVLKYLTGSHDDVYWIGTIGDVVPDYIIFDRNLTQTDPIQHGAEHGAAYEVVFDRDNYVVAERVDD; this is translated from the coding sequence GTGAAGCGATGGATGCCGTGGGCCTGGGCCCTGATCGTCGGGGTGCTCTACAGCCTGGTCTCCCTGTTGTCGTGGCGACGGCTGACCGTGAACTCGTGGGACAACGCGATCTTCGAGCAGGCCGTCAAGGCGTACTCGCGGTTCGACGCGCCGATCGTGCCGGTGAAGGGGCCCGGGTACAACATCCTGGGCGACCACTTCTCGCCGATCGACGCGCTGCTGGCCCCGGCGTACTGGGTCTTCCCGTACGGACAGACCCTGTTGGTCGCCCAAGGGGCGCTGATCGCGCTGTCCGTCGTGCCGATCACCCGCCTGGCCGTGGACCGCCTCGGCGTACGGGTCGGCTGGACGATCGCGCTCATGTACGGCCTGGCCTTCGGGTTCGGCAACGCGGTGGTGGCCGACTTCCACGAGGTCGCGTTCGCGGTGCCGATCCTGGCGATGGCCGGCGTCGCGTTCGTCGAGCAGCGCTGGTCCGCCGTGGTCTGGTGGTCGTTGCCGCTGCTGCTGGTCAAGGAGGACATGGGCGTCACCGTCGCGGCCGTCGGCGTGGCGCTGTGGCTCGCCGGCGAGCGGCGCCGAGGCCTGCTGCTGGCGGTGGGCGGGGCGATCGCCCTCGTGCTCGTGGTCTGGGTGATCATCCCGGCCTTCAACACCGGCGGCGGTTACGACTACACCAGCAACCTCGGCGGGGACGTGGGGATGTGGGAGACCCTGACGACGCAGGCCGACCGCAAACTGCTCACCCTGCTGCTGACCTTCGGCGTCACGGGCTTCGCGGCCCTGTGGTCGCCGTGGGCCGTCGTGGCGGCGCCCACGTTCCTGTGGCGCTTCCTCGGCGACGTCGAGTACTACTGGGGCACCGAGTGGCACTACTCGATCGTCATCATGCCGATCGTGTTCGTGGCGATGATCGACGCGATCGGGAAGCGGCGCTGGCTCGAGTGGCCCGGCGTCGTGCTGGGTGCTGCGGTCGGCGGCTACCTGCTGGCCGGCGGTCCGGTCGTGAAGCTGCTCGAGCCCGAGACCTGGGACGCCGCGCCGCGCCGCGAGGCCCTGCAGGAGGCGATCGACACGATCCCCGAGGACGCCGTGGTCGAGACCGACATCTCGGTGCTGAAATACCTCACCGGCAGCCACGACGACGTCTACTGGATCGGCACGATCGGCGACGTGGTGCCGGACTACATCATCTTCGACCGCAATCTGACCCAGACCGATCCGATCCAGCACGGCGCCGAGCACGGCGCGGCCTACGAGGTCGTGTTCGACCGTGACAACTACGTGGTCGCCGAGCGCGTCGACGACTGA